One Paraburkholderia dioscoreae DNA segment encodes these proteins:
- the dgoD gene encoding galactonate dehydratase — protein MKITRLETFIVPPRWCFLKIETDEGIVGWGEPVVEGRAHTVAAAVEELSDYLIGKDPLLIEDHWQVMYRAGFYRGGPITMSAIAGVDQALWDIKGKHHGVPVHALLGGQVRDRIKVYSWIGGDRPSDVANNARAVVERGFKAVKMNGSEELQIIDTFDKVQGVINNVAAVREAVGPNIGIGVDFHGRVHKPMAKVLAKELDPYKLLFIEEPVLSENAEALRDIVNQTNTPIALGERLYSRWDFKHILSGGYVDIIQPDASHAGGITECRKIASMAEAYDVALALHCPLGPIALATCLQIDAVSYNAFIQEQSLGIHYNQGNDLLDYIRNPEVFKYEDGFVSIPQGPGLGVEVNEEKVREMAKVGHRWRNPVWRHEDGSVAEW, from the coding sequence ATGAAAATCACCAGGCTCGAAACTTTCATCGTCCCGCCGCGCTGGTGCTTCCTGAAGATCGAAACCGACGAAGGCATTGTCGGCTGGGGCGAGCCGGTGGTCGAAGGCCGCGCGCATACGGTGGCGGCCGCGGTGGAAGAACTGTCCGATTATCTGATCGGCAAAGATCCGCTTCTGATCGAAGACCATTGGCAGGTGATGTACCGCGCGGGCTTCTATCGCGGCGGCCCGATTACGATGAGCGCGATCGCCGGCGTCGACCAGGCGCTGTGGGACATCAAGGGCAAGCATCATGGCGTGCCGGTTCATGCGCTGCTCGGCGGCCAGGTGCGCGACAGGATCAAGGTGTATTCGTGGATCGGCGGCGACCGTCCGAGCGACGTGGCCAACAACGCGCGCGCCGTGGTCGAACGCGGCTTCAAGGCCGTGAAGATGAACGGCTCGGAAGAACTGCAGATCATCGACACCTTCGACAAGGTGCAAGGCGTCATCAACAACGTAGCGGCGGTGCGCGAGGCGGTCGGACCGAACATCGGCATCGGCGTGGACTTCCACGGCCGCGTGCATAAGCCGATGGCCAAGGTGCTGGCGAAAGAACTCGACCCGTACAAGCTGCTCTTCATCGAAGAGCCGGTGCTGTCGGAAAACGCCGAAGCGCTGCGCGACATTGTCAACCAGACCAATACGCCGATCGCGCTGGGCGAGCGGCTGTATTCGCGGTGGGACTTCAAGCATATTCTGTCGGGCGGCTACGTCGACATCATCCAGCCGGACGCGTCGCACGCGGGCGGCATTACCGAATGCCGCAAGATCGCGTCGATGGCCGAAGCCTACGACGTCGCACTCGCGCTGCATTGCCCGCTCGGCCCGATCGCTCTGGCGACCTGCCTGCAGATCGACGCGGTGAGCTACAACGCATTCATCCAGGAACAGAGTCTCGGCATCCACTACAACCAGGGCAACGATCTGCTCGACTACATCAGGAACCCGGAGGTCTTCAAGTACGAAGACGGCTTCGTGTCGATTCCGCAGGGCCCGGGGCTCGGCGTCGAGGTCAACGAGGAGAAAGTGCGGGAGATGGCGAAGGTCGGCCACCGCTGGCGCAATCCGGTGTGGCGCCATGAAGACGGCAGCGTCGCCGAATGGTAA
- a CDS encoding FadR/GntR family transcriptional regulator — MQHDLHGRVAHLLATAILRGDYAPESILPREAELMETFGVSRTVLREALRTLTSKGLIESRPRVGTRVRPKRAWNLLDVDVLDWYSRVAEPMAFALKLQEMREMIEPYAAGLAAASHTDDTFRALDAAHAAMIAARNVDEWVRADLRFHLSVLIACSNELLIPLGTLIERTLEAQLRLNAKRADVFNASLAEHTAVFEAIRDRDASAARAAMAGLLGVTRARIEA; from the coding sequence ATTCAGCATGATCTGCATGGGCGTGTCGCCCATCTGCTGGCGACCGCGATTCTGCGCGGCGACTATGCGCCCGAGTCGATCCTGCCGCGCGAAGCGGAGTTGATGGAGACCTTCGGCGTGAGCCGCACGGTGTTGCGCGAAGCGTTGCGCACGCTCACGTCGAAAGGATTGATCGAATCGCGTCCGCGCGTGGGCACGCGGGTGCGGCCGAAGCGTGCGTGGAATCTGCTCGATGTCGATGTGCTTGACTGGTACTCGCGGGTCGCCGAGCCGATGGCGTTCGCACTCAAGCTGCAGGAAATGCGCGAGATGATCGAGCCGTACGCCGCGGGTCTGGCGGCGGCCTCGCACACGGACGACACTTTCCGCGCACTCGACGCAGCTCATGCGGCCATGATCGCGGCGCGCAATGTCGACGAATGGGTGCGCGCCGATCTGCGGTTTCATTTGAGCGTGCTGATTGCGTGCAGCAATGAATTGCTGATTCCACTCGGCACGCTGATCGAGCGGACGCTCGAAGCGCAACTGCGCCTGAACGCGAAACGCGCGGACGTGTTCAATGCGTCGCTGGCCGAGCATACGGCGGTATTCGAAGCCATTCGCGATCGCGACGCCTCTGCGGCGCGCGCAGCGATGGCGGGACTTTTAGGTGTGACACGCGCGCGCATCGAGGCTTAG
- a CDS encoding YodC family protein: MRLPRRLTKRTKPAYRSGDVLKLKSGGRPMTVTWSGPVLFAPGNWLICQWFSDAGELQQEMFPEETLERASHMVAA, translated from the coding sequence ATGCGGCTGCCCAGGCGTCTCACGAAGCGCACGAAACCCGCGTATCGCTCGGGCGACGTCCTGAAGCTCAAGTCAGGCGGCCGCCCGATGACCGTGACCTGGAGCGGGCCCGTGCTGTTCGCGCCGGGCAACTGGCTGATCTGCCAGTGGTTCAGCGACGCCGGCGAGTTGCAGCAGGAGATGTTTCCGGAGGAGACACTGGAGCGGGCAAGCCACATGGTCGCCGCCTGA